A genomic segment from Geitlerinema sp. PCC 7407 encodes:
- the glpX gene encoding class II fructose-bisphosphatase — MESTLGLEIIEVVEQAAIASSRWMGKGEKNTADQVAVEAMRERMNRIHMRGRIVIGEGERDDAPMLYIGEEVGICTQPDARNYCNPDELLEIDIAVDPCEGTNLVAYGQNGSMAVLAISERGGLFAAPDFYMKKLAAPAAARGHVDINKSATENLKILSQCLNRSIEELVVVVMKRDRHIDLIKEIREAGARVRLISDGDVSAAISCAFSGTNVHALMGIGAAPEGVISAAAMRCLGGHFQGQLIYDPEVVKTGLIGESKEGNLARLKEMGIEDADRVYNADELASGETVLFAACGITPGTLMDGVRFFHGGARTQSLVISSQSKTARFVDTIHMFDEPQSLQLR; from the coding sequence GTGGAAAGTACGCTCGGTTTAGAAATCATTGAAGTGGTTGAGCAAGCCGCGATCGCGTCTTCTCGCTGGATGGGGAAAGGCGAAAAGAACACGGCAGACCAGGTTGCTGTGGAAGCCATGCGTGAGCGCATGAACCGCATCCACATGCGGGGCCGCATCGTAATCGGCGAAGGCGAGCGGGACGACGCTCCCATGCTCTACATCGGCGAGGAAGTGGGCATCTGCACCCAGCCGGATGCTCGTAACTACTGCAACCCCGACGAGCTGCTCGAGATCGACATCGCTGTTGACCCTTGCGAAGGGACCAACCTGGTGGCCTATGGCCAAAACGGTTCTATGGCGGTGCTGGCGATTTCCGAGCGGGGCGGTCTGTTCGCAGCTCCCGACTTCTACATGAAGAAGCTGGCAGCGCCTGCAGCAGCCCGGGGCCATGTTGACATCAACAAGTCGGCCACCGAAAACCTGAAGATTCTGTCTCAGTGCCTCAACCGCTCTATCGAAGAGCTGGTGGTTGTGGTCATGAAGCGCGATCGCCACATCGACCTGATCAAGGAAATCCGCGAAGCGGGTGCTCGAGTGCGCCTGATCTCCGACGGTGACGTGTCCGCTGCTATCTCCTGCGCCTTCTCCGGCACCAACGTCCACGCGCTGATGGGTATCGGTGCTGCTCCCGAGGGCGTCATCTCCGCCGCCGCAATGCGCTGCTTGGGCGGTCACTTCCAGGGCCAGCTGATTTACGATCCCGAAGTCGTCAAGACCGGCCTGATCGGCGAGAGCAAGGAAGGCAACCTGGCTCGTCTGAAGGAAATGGGCATCGAAGATGCCGATCGCGTTTACAACGCTGATGAGCTCGCTTCGGGTGAAACGGTCCTGTTTGCCGCTTGCGGTATCACCCCCGGCACCCTGATGGACGGCGTGCGCTTCTTCCACGGCGGCGCTCGGACCCAGTCTCTGGTCATCTCCAGCCAGTCCAAAACTGCGCGCTTCGTCGATACCATCCACATGTTTGATGAGCCCCAGTCTCTCCAACTGCGATAG
- the grxC gene encoding glutaredoxin 3 has protein sequence MIQLFNFLLGRPSEQVQANVEIYTWQTCPYCIRAKMLLRWKGVPFTEYKIDGDGAARAKMADRAEGRRTVPQIFINQQPIGGCDELYALDRQGQLDPLLAAAPN, from the coding sequence ATGATTCAGCTGTTCAATTTTTTGCTGGGCCGGCCTTCAGAGCAGGTCCAGGCCAACGTCGAGATTTACACGTGGCAAACTTGCCCCTACTGCATCCGCGCCAAGATGCTTCTGCGCTGGAAGGGCGTCCCTTTTACCGAATACAAGATTGATGGGGACGGAGCAGCCCGCGCCAAAATGGCCGATCGCGCTGAGGGTCGCCGCACGGTGCCCCAGATCTTTATCAATCAGCAGCCCATCGGCGGCTGCGATGAGCTGTACGCCCTCGATCGCCAGGGTCAGCTCGATCCGCTGCTAGCCGCCGCCCCGAATTAG
- the tadA gene encoding tRNA adenosine(34) deaminase TadA, whose protein sequence is MQDSGYRQHCHWMEQAIALAAAAGAAGEVPVGAVIVNGRNELIATGENRRERDRDPTAHAEILALRAAGDRLGTWHLEACTLYVTLEPCPMCAGSLLQARLGRLVYGADDPKTGAIRTVLNLPDSLASYHRLPVLGGILESVCRQQLQDWFRQRRRPQLETPALSQDNARSVPQRDAPPSESH, encoded by the coding sequence ATTCAAGATTCGGGCTATCGGCAGCACTGTCACTGGATGGAGCAGGCGATCGCCCTAGCAGCGGCAGCTGGAGCAGCCGGTGAGGTGCCGGTGGGAGCCGTGATCGTCAATGGGCGCAATGAGCTGATCGCCACGGGCGAAAATCGTCGGGAGCGCGATCGCGACCCCACGGCCCACGCGGAAATTTTGGCGCTGCGGGCAGCGGGCGATCGCCTCGGCACCTGGCACCTGGAGGCGTGCACGCTTTACGTCACCCTGGAGCCCTGTCCTATGTGCGCTGGCTCTCTGCTCCAGGCCCGTCTGGGGCGTCTCGTCTACGGCGCCGATGACCCCAAAACCGGCGCGATTCGAACCGTTCTCAATCTGCCCGACAGCCTCGCCTCCTACCATCGCCTGCCCGTCTTAGGCGGTATTCTGGAGTCTGTCTGTCGGCAGCAACTCCAAGATTGGTTTCGCCAGCGCCGACGGCCTCAGCTTGAAACGCCAGCCCTCTCCCAGGACAATGCGAGAAGTGTCCCCCAGAGAGACGCTCCCCCCAGCGAATCCCATTAG
- a CDS encoding 1-acyl-sn-glycerol-3-phosphate acyltransferase, which yields MTLLSHQSDRDDAALVPGTAPSRISPWLMPVVYPLGRFLVLPSYFGNIRVYGREHLPTDGPVILAPTHRARWDALMIPFAAGRHVTGRDPRFMVSADEVVGVQGWFIRRLGGFPVDTRRPSIASLRHGVELLRQGEMLVIFPEGGIYRDGEVHPLKPGLGRLAIQAHTSNPLGNLRVVPMSLHYDPSCPKWGCDVEIRIGQPLAVQDYCDRPTKEAAKDLIRDLGDRLQELDRERIQSTHRSLAGSSRSQSKQWPSVDSLKTVTLHAQHQFPRLERSDIQ from the coding sequence ATGACCCTTCTTTCCCACCAATCTGACCGTGACGACGCTGCCTTAGTTCCTGGCACCGCCCCCTCCCGGATCTCGCCGTGGCTGATGCCAGTGGTCTATCCCCTAGGCCGATTCCTGGTTTTGCCGTCCTATTTTGGCAACATTCGAGTTTATGGTCGCGAGCACCTGCCGACAGACGGTCCGGTGATTTTGGCCCCGACTCACCGCGCTCGCTGGGACGCCCTGATGATTCCCTTTGCCGCAGGCCGCCACGTGACCGGCCGCGATCCGCGCTTTATGGTGTCTGCGGATGAAGTGGTGGGGGTGCAGGGCTGGTTTATTCGGCGGCTGGGCGGCTTCCCGGTGGACACTCGCCGGCCCAGCATTGCCAGCTTGCGCCACGGTGTGGAGCTGCTGCGTCAGGGAGAAATGCTGGTGATCTTTCCCGAGGGCGGCATCTATCGCGATGGCGAGGTGCATCCCCTCAAGCCAGGTCTTGGCCGCCTTGCCATCCAGGCCCACACCAGCAACCCGCTGGGCAATCTGCGGGTTGTGCCCATGAGCTTGCACTACGACCCGAGCTGCCCGAAGTGGGGCTGCGACGTGGAGATTCGGATTGGCCAGCCCCTGGCGGTCCAGGACTACTGCGATCGCCCCACCAAGGAAGCCGCAAAGGACCTGATTCGAGACTTGGGCGATCGCCTGCAAGAACTCGATCGCGAACGGATCCAGTCGACTCACCGCTCTCTCGCCGGGTCCAGCCGCAGCCAGAGCAAGCAGTGGCCCAGCGTGGACAGTTTGAAAACTGTCACCCTACACGCTCAGCACCAGTTCCCACGACTCGAGCGTTCCGACATTCAGTAA
- a CDS encoding S8 family serine peptidase, translated as MDNVFDPLRAGTGIPRRSEGVILQRGGAELALEKVGDRFTVRPRSGGSLSQWQSKLSATHRRTVPATQLEEFSVAPDRLDAAMAEARSLPEVAFASHVYRLAADPGTLIYLTDQLTVQFVPGTPEADMDAIAQRLHLQRSQPVLGLPSTFTFVVTPEALDNPVKLANQLTREPQILAAEPNVIVRAQPHYRPRDSFYAKQWYLHHSGGPELAAGSHIDVERAWDLTRGDRAIVVAVADDSLDLNHPDFQGFGKIVAPRDLLEDDFLPLPATTETSHGTACAGIAVAEENGAGIVGVAPSCSLMPIRTTGYVDDDAIDQIFQWAMDHGAAVISCSWGAGAVNFPLSLRQKAMLTRAATEGRQGKGCVIVFAAGNTNRPLNGRIMEQGWPPETLKGPTDWLSGFGVHPDVIAVSASTSLSRKAFYSNWGRNISVCAPSNNAPPGIWLQRTGYIATPPVVQVDARGQGVFTTDQVGPAGYDQGSFTAYFGGTSSACPVVAGVAALVLSVNPNLSAVEVRRILQQTADKIVDPDPDPQLGTQLGTYDANGHSQWFGYGKVNAYRAVQAARKTLVTPPAETAQIRLSDAPGYSIPDRDPWGVTSTLEVMADQRVRDLKVTVAVAHEYLGDLSLTLISPSGQSVLIQGRTLGRQTQLRQTYTLQTTPGLRSLLQQPAQGQWQLQVIDHALLNVGTLESWELVLSV; from the coding sequence ATGGATAATGTGTTCGATCCGCTGAGGGCGGGAACCGGAATTCCGCGTCGGAGTGAAGGGGTAATTTTGCAGCGGGGCGGGGCGGAGCTAGCCCTGGAAAAGGTGGGCGATCGCTTCACGGTGCGGCCCCGATCTGGGGGATCGCTCTCTCAGTGGCAGTCGAAGCTGTCTGCGACCCACCGCCGCACGGTGCCCGCGACCCAGCTAGAAGAATTTTCGGTGGCGCCCGATCGCCTCGATGCGGCGATGGCCGAGGCGCGATCGCTGCCGGAGGTGGCCTTTGCCAGCCACGTGTACCGTCTGGCGGCGGATCCGGGCACGCTGATTTATCTCACGGACCAGCTGACGGTGCAGTTCGTGCCGGGGACGCCCGAGGCTGATATGGACGCGATCGCCCAGCGGCTTCACTTGCAGCGATCGCAGCCTGTACTTGGCTTGCCCAGCACCTTTACCTTTGTGGTGACGCCCGAGGCCCTCGACAATCCCGTCAAGCTGGCCAACCAGCTCACCCGTGAACCCCAGATTTTGGCAGCCGAGCCCAACGTGATCGTGCGCGCCCAGCCCCACTATCGCCCCCGGGACTCCTTTTATGCCAAGCAGTGGTACCTCCATCACAGTGGCGGTCCCGAACTGGCCGCTGGTTCCCACATCGACGTGGAGCGGGCCTGGGACCTGACCCGGGGCGATCGCGCCATTGTCGTGGCCGTGGCCGACGACTCCCTCGACCTCAACCACCCTGATTTTCAGGGCTTCGGCAAAATCGTAGCGCCGCGCGATCTGCTCGAAGACGACTTTTTGCCGCTGCCCGCCACCACCGAAACCAGCCACGGCACCGCCTGCGCCGGCATTGCTGTTGCCGAAGAAAACGGCGCCGGGATCGTCGGTGTCGCCCCTAGCTGCTCGCTGATGCCGATCCGCACCACCGGCTATGTCGACGATGACGCCATCGACCAGATCTTTCAGTGGGCCATGGATCACGGGGCCGCCGTGATTTCCTGTAGCTGGGGCGCGGGCGCCGTGAACTTTCCCCTGTCCCTGCGCCAAAAGGCCATGCTGACCCGCGCCGCGACGGAGGGACGCCAGGGCAAGGGCTGCGTGATCGTCTTCGCGGCTGGCAACACCAACCGCCCCCTCAATGGCCGCATCATGGAGCAGGGCTGGCCGCCAGAAACCCTCAAGGGTCCGACAGACTGGCTGTCGGGGTTTGGCGTGCACCCCGACGTGATCGCCGTATCGGCCAGCACCAGCCTCAGCCGCAAAGCCTTCTACAGCAACTGGGGCCGCAATATTTCGGTGTGTGCCCCCAGCAACAACGCCCCACCGGGGATCTGGCTCCAGCGAACCGGCTACATCGCGACGCCCCCAGTGGTCCAGGTGGATGCGCGAGGCCAAGGCGTATTTACGACCGATCAGGTGGGACCGGCGGGCTACGATCAGGGCAGCTTCACGGCCTATTTTGGCGGGACATCCAGCGCTTGCCCGGTGGTGGCCGGGGTAGCAGCGCTGGTGCTGTCGGTCAATCCGAATCTGAGCGCGGTGGAGGTGCGGCGAATTTTGCAGCAGACCGCTGACAAGATCGTGGATCCTGACCCCGATCCGCAGCTGGGCACTCAGCTGGGAACTTATGACGCCAACGGTCATTCTCAATGGTTTGGCTATGGCAAGGTGAATGCGTACCGAGCAGTGCAGGCCGCTCGCAAAACGCTAGTGACCCCGCCTGCGGAAACCGCGCAGATTCGGCTCAGCGACGCCCCTGGCTACAGCATTCCCGATCGCGATCCCTGGGGCGTGACGAGCACGCTGGAGGTGATGGCCGATCAGCGGGTGCGCGATCTAAAGGTGACGGTAGCGGTCGCCCACGAATACCTGGGGGATCTGTCCCTAACGCTGATTTCACCCTCTGGCCAGTCGGTGCTGATCCAGGGGCGGACCCTGGGTCGCCAAACCCAGCTGCGCCAGACCTATACGTTGCAGACGACGCCGGGACTGCGATCGCTGCTTCAGCAGCCCGCCCAAGGGCAGTGGCAGCTTCAGGTGATTGATCACGCCTTACTGAATGTCGGAACGCTCGAGTCGTGGGAACTGGTGCTGAGCGTGTAG
- a CDS encoding BolA family protein has protein sequence MISPSQVESMIRQGLPDAQVQIQDLTGGGDHYQAIVVSSHFAGKNLVQQHQLVYGTLREAMATEAIHALALKTYTPEAWAAAQPSA, from the coding sequence ATGATCAGTCCCAGTCAAGTTGAATCCATGATCCGACAAGGGCTACCAGACGCCCAGGTACAAATCCAAGACTTGACGGGCGGTGGCGATCACTACCAGGCCATCGTTGTCTCTTCTCACTTTGCTGGCAAGAACCTGGTGCAGCAGCACCAGCTTGTCTACGGCACTCTGCGCGAGGCCATGGCCACCGAAGCTATCCACGCCCTTGCTCTCAAGACCTATACCCCCGAAGCTTGGGCTGCGGCTCAGCCTTCAGCCTAG
- the grxD gene encoding Grx4 family monothiol glutaredoxin — MTPELQERINTLIKENKILVFMKGNKLMPQCGFSNNVVQILNTLGVPYATVDVLEDYDIRQGIKEYSSWPTIPQVYVNGEFVGGSDILIELYQKGELQEMVEVALAS; from the coding sequence ATGACGCCAGAGCTTCAAGAACGCATCAATACCTTGATCAAAGAAAACAAGATTCTTGTTTTCATGAAGGGCAATAAGCTCATGCCCCAGTGCGGTTTCTCCAACAACGTGGTGCAGATTCTCAATACCCTGGGCGTTCCCTACGCAACGGTGGACGTGCTCGAAGACTACGATATTCGTCAGGGGATCAAAGAGTATTCGAGCTGGCCGACCATTCCCCAGGTGTACGTCAATGGAGAATTCGTTGGCGGATCTGACATTTTGATCGAGCTTTACCAAAAGGGTGAGCTCCAGGAAATGGTCGAGGTTGCCCTCGCTTCCTAA
- a CDS encoding DUF6761 family protein produces MLQDPKSVRYYQRVTDSMVDLWRRGYRFDDLRLYVDGYLAALRHADVLEPYLIHRLEEETMRFLRDPSNFLETQPEPDYY; encoded by the coding sequence ATGCTCCAGGATCCGAAATCCGTTCGTTATTACCAGCGAGTGACAGACTCCATGGTAGATCTGTGGCGGCGTGGGTACCGCTTCGACGATTTGCGGCTCTACGTGGATGGATATCTCGCAGCCCTGCGCCATGCAGATGTGCTGGAGCCCTATCTGATTCACCGCCTCGAAGAGGAAACAATGCGTTTTCTGCGCGATCCGTCCAACTTCCTGGAAACCCAGCCAGAGCCTGACTACTACTGA
- a CDS encoding response regulator transcription factor, with protein MASVCIQIIEGNPHLRSLLGWHLQQVGYWVHLSAEIQQAREVFLARQPSLVILDSELTGGDGLEFCRWLQHQQRSLILMLSARNSEADIVAGLKAGADDYLTKPFGMQEFLARVEALTRRSRSTVPPSSLDYGDLQIDLVQRRVRYKGEFVDLTPQEFSLLFVLAQADGMPLTRSELLRRAWPDAIDNPRTVDTHVLSLRKKIEIDPRQPSLIQTVRNVGYRFNPRVLDPNGGPADAPERQNPMSPAPPPSTGRSPSLYTSRSL; from the coding sequence GTGGCATCAGTTTGCATTCAGATCATCGAGGGAAACCCGCACCTGCGATCGCTTCTGGGCTGGCACTTGCAGCAGGTGGGTTACTGGGTTCACTTATCCGCCGAAATTCAGCAGGCCCGCGAAGTTTTTTTGGCCCGTCAGCCGAGTTTGGTCATTTTGGACTCGGAGTTGACGGGGGGTGACGGTTTGGAGTTTTGCCGCTGGCTCCAGCACCAGCAGCGATCGCTGATTTTGATGCTCTCGGCGCGCAACAGCGAAGCCGACATCGTGGCTGGCCTCAAGGCTGGCGCTGATGACTATCTCACCAAGCCCTTCGGCATGCAGGAGTTTTTGGCGCGAGTGGAGGCGCTGACGCGCCGGAGCCGCAGCACCGTACCGCCTTCGTCGCTGGACTACGGAGATCTGCAAATCGACTTGGTGCAGCGGCGGGTTCGCTACAAGGGAGAATTTGTCGACCTGACGCCCCAGGAGTTTAGCCTGCTGTTTGTGCTGGCCCAGGCAGACGGCATGCCCCTGACGCGCTCTGAGCTGCTGCGTCGGGCCTGGCCGGACGCCATCGACAATCCCCGCACCGTGGACACCCACGTCCTGTCCCTGCGCAAGAAAATCGAGATTGATCCGCGCCAGCCGAGCCTGATTCAGACGGTGCGCAATGTGGGCTACCGCTTCAATCCGCGAGTTCTCGATCCCAATGGCGGCCCCGCTGACGCGCCGGAGCGCCAGAACCCGATGTCCCCAGCACCCCCGCCCAGTACGGGCCGCAGCCCGTCTCTGTACACGTCGCGATCGCTATAG
- a CDS encoding ATP-binding cassette domain-containing protein, with protein MTQSPLIFCLDGVSVRASVGAALLLKEVSLRVSVGDRLAIIGPSGSGKTTLLRLFNRLQDPTAGTLTFREGAIAAQAPVALRRQVVLVPQESKLLGLTVAEAIAYPLKLQGLSASALKARVTTWIDRMQIPSEWLDRTETELSLGQRQWVAIARALAMEPAVLLLDEPTSALDVGRASTLATLLRDLSETTNLTLLAVTHQLQFAQQVATRMIYLQAGAIVQAAIASEVDWQGVEQTLISQEAQAAAEWDDDL; from the coding sequence ATGACCCAGTCTCCGCTAATTTTTTGCCTGGATGGGGTGAGCGTCCGAGCCTCGGTGGGCGCGGCTCTGCTGCTCAAGGAAGTGTCTTTGCGGGTGTCGGTGGGCGATCGCCTGGCGATCATCGGTCCATCGGGCTCCGGCAAGACGACGCTGCTGCGCCTGTTCAATCGCCTGCAAGACCCCACGGCTGGCACACTGACCTTTCGGGAGGGGGCGATCGCCGCTCAGGCTCCGGTGGCGCTGCGACGGCAGGTGGTGCTGGTGCCCCAGGAGTCCAAGCTGCTGGGCCTGACGGTGGCAGAGGCGATCGCCTATCCGCTCAAGCTCCAGGGCCTATCGGCCTCCGCCCTCAAAGCCCGCGTGACCACCTGGATCGACCGGATGCAGATCCCGTCGGAATGGCTCGATCGCACCGAAACAGAACTCTCCCTCGGACAGCGCCAGTGGGTGGCGATCGCCCGCGCACTGGCCATGGAACCCGCCGTGCTCTTGCTCGATGAGCCTACCTCAGCCCTGGACGTGGGTCGGGCGAGCACTTTGGCGACCCTGCTCCGGGACCTTTCAGAAACCACGAACCTAACGCTGCTGGCAGTCACGCACCAGCTGCAATTTGCCCAGCAGGTGGCAACCCGCATGATTTATCTTCAGGCCGGTGCGATCGTCCAAGCGGCGATCGCCTCCGAAGTGGATTGGCAGGGTGTCGAGCAAACCCTAATTTCTCAAGAGGCCCAAGCCGCTGCCGAATGGGATGACGATCTCTAG
- a CDS encoding N-acetylmuramoyl-L-alanine amidase has product MGRIIISAGHGGYEDGRIDPGAIVASTTEAREMMLLRDAVVTELRSRNFEVLSVPDDLSLTQTIAWMNSRARSTDVALEIHADAFSNPSVRGASAFYIAYNAERRNHAELILLALLRRVPQLPNRGAKPDTETAVGSLAFCRNVAAPSLLLEVGFLTNPDDRFLLQNRRRDMALGIADGLAAWSRAVSGVSPAPTPTPTPTPTPTPTPTPTPVPTVTAVTGTYPPININVNNQLYGERGIIVNGNSYIPIDLVDRLGVDLAQAPNIIRISYRGVVYIKAVDLRDYAVSIAWDAATRTVSLRSILKICPGFLDRIMNHGNTSEVQLIMFLKSNNETALTQFPDIPKLYREEAAIEGVNYDIAFCQMCLETNFLRFGGDVKPSQNNFSGLGAVGGGAEGASFPSARLGVRAQIQHLKAYASTEPLVQELVDPRFNFVTRGIAPLVDQLSGRWAADLQYGTKILALLRRLYESAGFL; this is encoded by the coding sequence ATGGGACGAATTATTATTTCGGCTGGACACGGTGGCTATGAAGATGGCCGCATTGATCCGGGTGCCATTGTTGCTAGCACCACAGAAGCGCGGGAAATGATGCTGCTGCGCGACGCCGTCGTGACGGAGTTGCGATCGCGCAATTTTGAAGTGCTATCGGTGCCCGATGATCTCAGCTTGACTCAGACCATCGCGTGGATGAACAGCCGAGCCCGCAGCACAGATGTCGCCCTAGAGATCCATGCAGACGCTTTCTCCAATCCGTCCGTGCGAGGGGCCAGCGCCTTTTACATCGCCTACAATGCCGAGCGCCGCAACCATGCAGAACTGATTTTGCTGGCCCTGCTGCGGCGGGTGCCCCAGCTGCCCAACCGGGGCGCCAAGCCTGACACCGAGACAGCGGTGGGCAGTCTGGCCTTTTGCCGAAATGTGGCTGCGCCCTCTTTGCTGCTGGAAGTGGGCTTTTTGACCAACCCAGACGATCGCTTCTTGCTCCAAAATCGCCGCCGAGACATGGCCCTGGGCATTGCTGACGGTTTGGCGGCCTGGAGCCGGGCTGTGTCGGGTGTGTCGCCCGCGCCAACCCCCACGCCCACTCCTACACCAACGCCCACGCCGACCCCCACGCCGACTCCGGTGCCGACGGTGACGGCAGTAACCGGCACCTACCCGCCCATCAACATCAATGTCAACAACCAGCTCTATGGTGAGCGCGGCATTATCGTTAATGGCAACTCCTACATTCCCATCGATCTGGTCGATCGCCTGGGCGTGGATTTGGCCCAGGCGCCGAATATCATTCGGATCAGCTACCGGGGCGTTGTCTACATCAAGGCCGTGGACCTGCGAGACTACGCTGTGTCGATCGCCTGGGATGCCGCCACGCGCACCGTTTCTTTGCGATCGATCCTCAAAATTTGCCCCGGCTTCCTGGATCGGATCATGAACCACGGCAACACCTCCGAGGTGCAGCTAATCATGTTCCTCAAGTCCAACAACGAAACGGCTTTGACCCAGTTTCCCGACATTCCCAAGCTCTACCGCGAAGAGGCAGCCATCGAAGGGGTGAACTACGATATCGCCTTCTGCCAGATGTGCCTGGAAACGAATTTCCTGCGCTTTGGTGGGGACGTGAAGCCCAGCCAGAATAACTTTTCGGGGCTCGGCGCTGTGGGCGGCGGCGCGGAGGGGGCGAGCTTCCCCAGTGCGCGCCTCGGGGTGCGTGCCCAAATTCAGCACTTGAAAGCCTACGCCAGCACCGAGCCGCTGGTGCAGGAGCTGGTGGACCCGCGCTTTAACTTTGTGACGCGGGGGATCGCGCCGCTGGTGGATCAGCTCAGCGGCCGCTGGGCGGCGGACTTGCAGTATGGCACCAAGATTTTGGCGCTGCTGCGGCGCTTGTATGAGTCGGCGGGCTTTTTGTAG
- the lipA gene encoding lipoyl synthase, whose amino-acid sequence MVVKPEWLRVKAPQWERVGNVKGVLRDLELNTVCEEASCPNIGECFNNGTATFLIMGPACTRACPYCDIDFEKKPKALDPTEPTRLAEAVRRMGLKHVVITSVNRDDLDDGGASQFVGCIEAVRAVSPTTTIEVLIPDLCGNWAALETILAAAPEVMNHNTETVPRLYRRVRPQGSYERSLELLRRSHELAPWVYTKSGIMVGLGESDEEVRAVMADLRAAHCDILTIGQYLQPTAKHLGVQEFVTPEQFQAWQTYGESIGFLQVVSSPLTRSSYHAEQVRALMERYPRERGAIASQG is encoded by the coding sequence GTGGTTGTGAAGCCTGAATGGTTGCGGGTCAAAGCGCCGCAGTGGGAGCGAGTGGGCAACGTGAAGGGGGTCCTGCGAGATCTGGAGCTCAACACGGTTTGTGAAGAAGCATCCTGCCCCAACATTGGCGAATGCTTTAACAACGGCACGGCAACGTTTTTGATCATGGGGCCAGCCTGCACCCGCGCCTGCCCCTACTGCGATATTGATTTCGAGAAGAAGCCTAAGGCCCTCGATCCGACGGAGCCGACGCGCCTAGCAGAGGCCGTGCGCCGCATGGGCCTGAAGCACGTCGTGATCACGTCGGTCAACCGGGACGACCTAGATGACGGCGGGGCGTCTCAGTTTGTGGGCTGCATTGAGGCGGTGCGGGCCGTGTCGCCGACGACCACGATCGAGGTGCTGATTCCCGATCTGTGCGGCAACTGGGCGGCGCTGGAGACGATTTTGGCGGCGGCCCCTGAGGTGATGAACCACAACACGGAAACGGTTCCTCGGCTCTATCGCCGGGTCCGCCCCCAGGGCAGCTATGAGCGATCGCTAGAATTGCTGCGACGCTCCCACGAGCTCGCGCCCTGGGTATACACCAAGTCCGGCATCATGGTGGGCCTCGGTGAGAGCGATGAGGAGGTGCGGGCGGTGATGGCCGATCTGCGGGCTGCCCACTGCGACATTCTCACCATCGGCCAGTATCTCCAGCCCACGGCCAAGCACCTGGGCGTGCAGGAGTTCGTCACGCCTGAGCAGTTCCAGGCTTGGCAAACCTACGGCGAATCTATTGGCTTTTTGCAGGTGGTTTCGTCGCCCCTGACCCGCAGCTCCTACCATGCGGAGCAGGTGCGGGCCTTGATGGAGCGCTATCCGCGCGAGCGGGGAGCGATCGCCTCCCAGGGATAA
- a CDS encoding NAD(P)H-dependent glycerol-3-phosphate dehydrogenase — protein MTSKHLTVIGAGAWGKTLAQLAADQGHRVKLWSRSDGEPLAEAIAGADILVSAVSMKGVRAIADQVRACGPSPSTILVSATKGLEPETALTPTQIWQDRLPNNPIVVLSGPNLSKEIQQKLPTASVVASRDPQAAEIVQEAFSSALFRVYTSGDPLGVELGGTLKNVMAIAAGVCDGLNLGTNAKAALMTRSLAEIIRIGTHWGASAATFYGLSGLGDLLATSSSPLSRNYQIGYGLAQGKSLAEILTHLEGTAEGINTTQVMVQRADRYQISVPVTRQIDCLLRGETTPQRALSALMQRDTKSE, from the coding sequence ATGACGTCCAAACATCTGACGGTGATCGGGGCGGGGGCCTGGGGCAAGACCCTGGCTCAGCTTGCTGCCGATCAGGGCCATAGGGTGAAGCTGTGGTCCCGCAGCGACGGTGAACCGCTGGCCGAGGCGATCGCCGGGGCTGACATTCTGGTGTCTGCGGTCTCGATGAAGGGCGTGCGGGCGATCGCCGACCAGGTGCGCGCCTGCGGACCCAGCCCCAGCACCATCCTGGTTAGCGCCACCAAAGGCCTAGAGCCCGAAACTGCCCTGACCCCCACCCAGATCTGGCAAGACCGACTCCCCAACAACCCCATCGTCGTCTTGTCCGGCCCCAATCTCTCCAAGGAAATTCAGCAGAAGCTGCCCACCGCCAGCGTGGTCGCCAGTCGCGACCCCCAAGCTGCCGAAATCGTCCAAGAAGCCTTTTCCTCGGCCCTGTTTCGGGTGTACACCAGCGGCGACCCCCTGGGCGTGGAGCTCGGGGGCACCCTCAAAAACGTCATGGCGATCGCCGCTGGCGTTTGCGATGGCCTGAACCTCGGCACCAACGCCAAAGCCGCCCTCATGACCCGCAGCCTGGCCGAAATCATTCGCATCGGCACCCACTGGGGAGCCAGCGCAGCTACGTTTTACGGTCTCTCGGGCCTGGGCGACCTCCTGGCCACCAGCTCCAGCCCCCTCAGCCGCAACTACCAGATCGGCTATGGCCTGGCCCAGGGGAAATCTCTAGCCGAAATCTTGACCCACCTAGAGGGCACCGCCGAAGGCATCAACACCACCCAAGTCATGGTGCAAAGAGCCGATCGCTACCAGATCTCAGTGCCTGTCACCCGCCAGATCGACTGCCTGCTGCGCGGCGAAACCACTCCCCAGCGCGCCCTCAGCGCCCTGATGCAGCGCGACACCAAATCCGAATAG